The sequence GTAGAATGGTAACCAGCAGAGCACAAACACAACTACCACAATGGATACCATGCGTGTCACTTTGCGCTCAGAGCGCTTTCGCTTGCTGGAGCAAACTCTCACACCTGAGGACTTTACCTTGATTACGATGAGCAGGTAGCACAGGCAAATAACAATAAGTGGCAGAAAGAAGCCCAAGAAAAACGTATAGAAGATGAAGGTAGTGTAGTAGGTATTTTGAGGTTCTGGCCACAGCATAGTACATGTCCGTGCCTCATTCTTATTAGTGTTCAGGCCACTAAAAATCATAATGGGCAAATTAACCAGCAGTGACACCCCCCACATGGCAAGGCTGATGCTTTTGGCCACTCTTGGCTTGCGCCATTTAGTAGACTTGATTGGATGTACCACAGCAAGATACCGGTCAATGCTCATCACGGTCAGGAAGAAAATGCTGGTGAACTGGTTCAGTGAATCCATGGTAAGGACAATACGGCAAATGGCAGCGCCAAAAGGCCAGTGAAGCAATGCTAGCTGAATTGCAATAAAGGGCAAGCTAATCATACACAGAACATCTGCAACAGCCAGGTTAAGAATATAAATGTTGGTGACAGTCTTCATCTTAGCATACCGAAGGATCACATACATGACCAATGCATTTCCACAGAGTCCAACAGCACACACCACAAAGTACACAAAGGTGATAACCACAGAGCTTGTCCGGTCAAAGGCATGGTGAGTGGTGTTGTTAAAAAAATCCTCTGGGTTAAAGTTAGACTCATTTACTGGGAAGAAGCTGTCATAAAGAAGGGGCTCAAGAAAGGAGAGGTTAGGAGGAGCAGGGAGTAATGTCCATGACTCCATTTTTACCATGGGTCTGTTTAGAAGAGCTTTTTTCTTCTATGATAAAGAAGTCCATACCATCATGTCAAACCTATAcaggtggaggaaaaaaaatgagtaaataataaaaaaaaaatgtacataattataatataaaaattacacAATAATTGTTAACTGCCACCACAGAATCTTTATTTGAAATGTGCTGacgaggtgtttgtgtgtgtatgtgtgtgtgtgtgggggggggggggttcgggGCTGTCGGCCGGGGCTGTCACTCTTCATTTGGTTGTTATGACCTTATTATAACCAAATACAAAGAGCAATGTTTTAAAGAAActttaaatattacttttggccactaaacaaaggaaaaaagataAGGATTGATCACTATTCAAAAACATGTTCTAAATGATTAAATAGTCATGGCACCTACAGATGGCAGAGTAACTTGATACTTTGGACAAGTAGGACTTTACCCAGTGTGTTTGATCTCTGATCGAAGCTTGTCTACAGTGCTGTGTCAAATGTTGGTTTAATTGATCTACATTGAGCAAACCAGTCACAGTGCCCTGAGAAATGCTTTTATGTGAATGCGTGGCAAAAACTGCTGATGTCGAATAAAGTCTCAACCACCTTTTAGATGCTGACACATATTGTTTAGTTATAAAGCATCACTTGTACATTTGAAATGTTAAATCACAAAGTAAGGGCACGAGTATACAAGAGAAACTACTGTAAATAATCAAGTGTTCAGATTGACTCAGCTGCGTCTGACAATAGTTTGTCTATATGGTCAATTAACAagagtttaatttttttaaaaattataaaaaaaaggagacaaTGCATTTCATCTTGAGATCTTAAAAGCCCTCGACACTGTTTCTGTTCCTCCTCTTATCAGCATTCCATTAATTTCTGTTAAAttagttgtttttttgctaTACCTTTTGTAGGTTTGCTCTAACAAGTTGTTGTGTAAATATATCTTACTAATCATATGATAAATGTTCGCAATGAACTACAGTAAATGAAGCTTGTCCATGTTGTTCAAGGTAATTAATTCTGTTATCGTTTCTGAAATCTTAATCATCCTtaagatatctatctatctatctatctatctatctatctatctatctatctatctatctccgtcctttatatatatatagaagttTACCTTTGACGCAGTAGATCTTTAAGATCCTCATTCATCATAAAGCATCACTCCGATTCTTCGGCCATTCAGTTGTTCTGTTGTCCGTGGATTTAGGATGACTTTTCCCTACCGATCATTAATCACTGTAGAAAACAGTTACGGATATTTTTTGTTGGTTCAACAATTTGTTTAGGGAAGAAGGATCAAATAAAATtcctgggcttgtgctgaacagCAGCATTCAAACTACCtagtacacacgcacacacacacgcgcgcacacacacacacacacacacgcacacacacacacacacacgcgcgcacacacacacacgcgcgcacacacacatacacgcgcgcgcgcgcacacacacacacacaaaaccgcCTCGCGCTCGCTTGAGTGACGCGTAAGAACACCGAGCGACTTGTACTGTGTGCGCGCTGCAGCTCTGCGTTCCGCGTGCAGATGGCGCTGTCACACTTAAAACCCCCCAATATACGGAGACTGCTGCAGGTTAATAAAGTCTAAAATGCTTCAATCTGCGCCAATATCAGGCGcctaaattcattcattcattcattcattcatatctcaggcaggatacaccctggacgaagtgccaagccatcgcagggcacacacacacacacactctcattcactcacgcaaacacactacggacaatttccagagatgccaatcaacgtaccatgcatgtctttggaccgggggaggaaaccggagtacccggaggaaacccctgaggcacggggaggctccacaaggtggaggcgggaatcgaacccccaaccctggaggtgtgaggcgaacgtgctaaccactaagccaccgtgtcccccgacGCAATCTCAGTGGTCAATTTTACATTATAGTACTTTTAAGGTATTTTCGACTAATCGTGATTAAAGGTAAACTGtagaacaacaaataaacatgaaatgctGATCTAAAGCAGGAATACCCTTAGGGAGAGAATACTGGAACCAACATTCTCTATGGTAGAGTGTCACGAACGCGGGATGGAACAGACCCAAAAACAgcgtttaataacaaaagaacacggactagagacaggacaagacaacagtagattccgcgctgcccaaggcaacgcggcacagttataTAGACAaggtgatcacaataggaaacaggtgtgtggaaacgagaggagcagacaagggcggggcagacacgtgacgaagaacataaacacatgcacgtggccaaagtccgggctgagtccttaCACATAGACTGTAAAAAATCATGTAAtgtaacagcaacaacaacaacaacaacaacaacaacaacaacaataacaacagttGTAATCTCATTACAATGGGTACGGAAATTACAAGATGCACTTTATTAataatctgtttaaaatatatcattataaaaTGCTGAGTTGAACAATAGTTGTAGATAAATCTTTTAAAGAGAGAACCACAACTACAACtatttttttcaagtgttttataatgttatatagtgtgtttaaatagattaacaattaaatgcattttataatTCTGTACCAATTTTAGTgagatttcagtgttttttgtttaatgatatatatatatatatatatgtatatatatatatatatatatatatatatatatatacatatatatatatatatacacatacgtatatatatgtatcttAATTCTGATTTGAACCCATTATTTGaaacactgataaaaaaaaaagaagggaaaactACAGAGGCAGAAATACCAGCTTTGTTTGTGATTTCTGGCTTGACAGTTCTCATCAGTCCAGTTCTTAATTGGGCTCATAATTGGGCTCTAATGTGGAATGATGTCCACAAGAAAAGATTCGATATTTCGTCAAGTGAACTGATCGTTTTTATCAAAACTTGGTTTCgaactttgaatttttgaagtATGTACATTATCATCattgtttatacttttttttttttagcatagaGGCCACCTAACATAAAATAACTTTATATTACAGGTTAGTTTGTTTTGGACTTTTAGTAGAGGACTTTTATTTgtcaaatatatattataacacaCTGAAAccccagatgttttttttttttgttttgttttgtttttttttacaacttatACACAGCTTATGGGGTCTGTAGGTGCCTAAATAGAAAATTTCACTATATTTAAAAGCCGTTTAAAGAtgatttgcttttatttgatataatttTAAATCATGCCTTCTCTCCAAGCTGGCATCTGAAGCTTTTCAAGGaccagaactaaaaaaaaaaaacagtttgaaaTGTCACTCAATAAAACAGGATGTGACTTAACTGGAGTGGCATATAATGCAGAAATTTACTAAACTTAACAGCACATACACTGAACCCCCTTGTTTATTAAACTTCtcaaataaatgatgaatgTCCTTAATCCATTTCTTGCACTACACTGGTGATCCATTCCACCAAGGAAAAAGTAATCAACTTATCATGCATTTTCAACCAATGTAAAATATGAATTACTGTATTGACTCAAATCTGTTATAAAGTTAGTTAGAGTATAGAGTTTTATGATTCTGTGTTTAGCTGCCTGTGAGCGGGGCGACAGGAACAgataacactctctcactcactttctaccgcttatccgagctacctcagatcacggggagcctgtgccaatctcaggcatcattgggcatcaccctggacagagcacacacacactacagacaattttccagagatgccaatcaacctaccatgcatgtctttggaccgggggaggaaaccggagtac is a genomic window of Tachysurus fulvidraco isolate hzauxx_2018 chromosome 8, HZAU_PFXX_2.0, whole genome shotgun sequence containing:
- the sstr2a gene encoding somatostatin receptor type 2, which translates into the protein MVKMESWTLLPAPPNLSFLEPLLYDSFFPVNESNFNPEDFFNNTTHHAFDRTSSVVITFVYFVVCAVGLCGNALVMYVILRYAKMKTVTNIYILNLAVADVLCMISLPFIAIQLALLHWPFGAAICRIVLTMDSLNQFTSIFFLTVMSIDRYLAVVHPIKSTKWRKPRVAKSISLAMWGVSLLVNLPIMIFSGLNTNKNEARTCTMLWPEPQNTYYTTFIFYTFFLGFFLPLIVICLCYLLIVIKVKSSGVRVCSSKRKRSERKVTRMVSIVVVVFVLCWLPFYMFNVASVTGTLIPTPVLKSTFDFVVVLGYANSCANPILYAFLSDNFKKSFQNVLCLKRVGGLDEIERSDSRQDRTRMVNDIITETQNAALLNGDLQTSI